Proteins encoded within one genomic window of Haloimpatiens massiliensis:
- a CDS encoding glutamine--tRNA ligase/YqeY domain fusion protein, protein MSDEINSSNFIRNIIIEDLNSGKHDKIVTRFPPEPNGYLHVGHAKSIVLNSGLAEEFNGKFNLRFDDTNPTKEDTEYVESIKEDVKWLGGNWDEINFASNYFDTMYEKAVLLIKKGLAYVCDLTPEEMREYRGSLTEPGKESPYRSRTIEENFDLFERMRKGEFKDGEKVLRAKIDMTSPNINMRDPIIYRIAHAEHHNTKDKWCIYPMYDFAHPIEDAIEGITHSICTLEFEDHRPLYDWVVRECEMESVPRQIEFARLNMTNTVMSKRKLKQLVDEGIVDGWDDPRMPTVSGLRRRGYTTEAIRNFCMAIGVSKSNSIVDSQMLEYFIREDLQLKVPSAMAVMRPLKLVITNYPEGQTEMLEIENNAKNETLGKRLVPFSRELYIEQEDFMEVPVKKYFRLFPGNEVRLKGAYFVKCTDVIKNENDEVVEIHCTYDPETKSGSGFKGRKVKATIHWVEAKKAKPAEFRLFEPLILDDAEENEGKNFLEQINPNSLEILQGFIEQAAIENAKPQDKLQLIRNGFFTVDPKYTTDEKLVFNRIVSLKSSFKLKK, encoded by the coding sequence ATGTCTGATGAAATCAATTCATCTAACTTCATAAGAAATATAATTATTGAAGATTTAAATAGTGGAAAACATGATAAAATAGTAACTCGTTTTCCTCCAGAGCCAAATGGTTATTTACATGTAGGCCATGCTAAATCAATAGTTTTAAACTCAGGATTAGCAGAAGAATTTAATGGAAAATTTAATTTGAGATTTGATGATACAAACCCTACTAAAGAAGATACTGAATATGTTGAATCAATTAAAGAAGATGTAAAATGGCTTGGTGGTAACTGGGATGAAATAAATTTTGCATCAAATTATTTTGATACAATGTATGAAAAAGCAGTTCTTTTAATAAAAAAGGGATTAGCTTATGTTTGTGATTTAACTCCAGAAGAAATGAGAGAATATAGAGGGTCTCTAACTGAACCTGGAAAAGAAAGTCCTTATAGAAGTAGAACTATTGAAGAAAATTTTGACTTATTTGAAAGAATGAGAAAAGGTGAATTTAAAGATGGAGAAAAAGTTTTAAGAGCTAAAATAGATATGACTTCTCCAAATATAAATATGAGAGATCCTATAATCTATAGAATTGCCCATGCAGAACATCACAATACAAAAGATAAGTGGTGCATATATCCAATGTATGATTTTGCTCATCCAATAGAAGATGCTATAGAAGGAATAACTCACTCCATATGTACTTTGGAGTTTGAGGATCATAGACCTTTATATGACTGGGTTGTAAGAGAATGTGAAATGGAATCTGTTCCTAGACAAATTGAATTTGCAAGATTAAACATGACTAATACAGTTATGAGTAAAAGAAAGTTAAAACAATTAGTTGATGAAGGAATAGTTGACGGATGGGATGACCCAAGGATGCCCACTGTATCAGGATTAAGAAGAAGAGGATATACAACAGAAGCTATAAGAAACTTTTGTATGGCAATAGGTGTATCTAAATCTAATTCAATAGTAGATTCTCAAATGTTAGAATACTTCATAAGAGAAGATTTACAATTAAAAGTACCATCAGCAATGGCTGTTATGAGACCTTTAAAATTAGTTATTACAAATTATCCAGAAGGTCAAACAGAAATGTTAGAAATAGAGAACAATGCTAAGAATGAAACTCTAGGAAAGAGACTTGTGCCATTTTCAAGAGAGTTATATATAGAACAAGAAGATTTTATGGAAGTTCCAGTAAAGAAGTATTTTAGATTATTCCCTGGAAACGAAGTAAGATTAAAAGGTGCATATTTTGTTAAATGTACAGATGTTATAAAAAATGAGAATGATGAAGTTGTAGAAATACATTGTACTTATGATCCAGAAACAAAATCAGGTTCAGGTTTTAAAGGAAGAAAGGTAAAAGCAACTATTCACTGGGTAGAAGCTAAAAAAGCAAAACCAGCAGAATTTAGATTATTCGAGCCTTTAATATTAGATGATGCAGAAGAAAATGAAGGAAAGAATTTCCTAGAACAAATAAATCCAAACTCACTAGAGATATTACAAGGATTTATTGAGCAGGCAGCTATAGAAAATGCCAAGCCACAAGACAAGTTACAACTTATTAGAAATGGATTTTTTACAGTAGATCCAAAATATACTACTGATGAAAAATTAGTATTTAATAGAATAGTATCACTTAAAAGTTCATTTAAGCTAAAGAAATAG